A region of the Stutzerimonas stutzeri genome:
TGCTGGGATCGTTGTGGTGGGCTGAAGCCCACCCTACGGCGGCTGGTCCAGCTGCGGATTTTGAGCGAGACAGCGCAGGTGCTGCTGGTGCCTACAGGGACGACTGCCGTTGCGAGTCGCACGCTTACGCGTAGGGCGAGATTGGCTGCATCGTAGAATGGGCTTCAGCCCACCGCAGCGGAGCTTCGCCTTGCAGCCAACCTTCAGGTTTCCGCTGTGGCCATAGCGTCGCCCCACCCGCGCGGCTCATACCTCTTGGGCGTTCTGAACATCTGCCAATTGCCATCGAATCGCCTGGGCTTCGGCCTGGCGTAAGTCATCGAGCAAGGCATCGCGGCCGGGGTTTCGCTCGTTGGCCAGCGCGCCGCTGGCGAGCAGATCGGCATGCAGGGCAATGGCTTTATCCCGGAGCCAGGCCAGGCGCTGCAGGGTCAGCGGCGTGCAGCTCTGCCCGCTGAGGTCGTCCTTCACGTCCAGCCAGTGCGAGCGCCAGGCCTCCTGCAGGTATAACCCGCCTAGATCGCCAGCCAGCGCGTTGCGCCAGCGACGCATCAGGCCGCTCAGCCAGTCCAGCACGCCCTGGCTGGCACCACGGGCGGCGAGTTCTCGCTGCAACCGCTCGTAGGCATCCAGCGCGATGCGTTTCTCCAGCTCGAAATCCGCCAGTGCCCATGTCTCGCTTTGCTGTTCCAGACGCAGCAGGCAGGCGAACAGCTGGCGCGTCTCGAAGCGCTCGGCGGGGTGAAAGCCAGGCGAGGCCAGGCCGTCGCTGTTGTACTGGCGCAGCGGGTCGAAGGGGTAGAGGTAGCCGAAATCGAACAGGCGGATGCGGCCGTCGTCCAGGGTATTGCCAGGCGCCAGATCCCATTCGAACAGGCCGGCCAGCAGCAGGGCGATCAGCAGGTCGAACAGCTCGACAAGCTGACGTTCGTCCCAGCGATCGATGCGCCGGCCTTCGGCCCAGGGCGACAGCACGATGCCCTGCTGCAGCGAGGCGTACTGCGTCGGCACGATGCCGGCCAGGCGTTCGGCCTGCTCCGGCGTGCGCATCAGCCGGGCAAGGTCGCGGCGGCGCTGCAGCTCGTTGAGAAAGCTCGTCTGGCCGTCCGGGTTCTGCACACGACAGGGCCGCCGCGCGACCTTCAGCGCCCAGTCGCGCCCGGCCAGCTGCACGCGGTAGACCCGAGCGGTCAGGCCGTCGTCGAGACAGGCGCGCACCCAGGGCTCGTCGCCACGCACCGCCGCCAGTTGTTCCGGTGGCAGCGGGCAATCCTCCGCGCGGCCCAGGCGAAACTCGGTGCCGCTGGCGAGAAAGGCCAGCTGGGCCTGGCGCCGTGCCGCTGCGGTCAGCGAGGCGGCACTCATCGTGCCTGCACCACGATGACCTTGTCCTCGCCCAGCTCGCGGGCGAAGGCATAGGGCTGGCCGGGCGAAAGCAGTTTGTGTTCACCCGCGCCGATGGCCGGATGGCGCGCACGGAACTGACCAATCCGCTGCCAGTGTTCGATCAGTGCGGCTATCTCAGGCCGCTCGTGCTCGGCCCAGTTCATCGAACTGCGCGTGCCCTGATACGGGTCCGAACCGCTGGCACCGAAGGCGCGCGCGCTTTCGTCGCCGTAATAGACCTGCACCGCGCCGGGCGCCAGCAGCAGGGCGGCGGCGAGGCCGCGCTGGCGGGTCAGGTTGCCCTTGGCCAGTTGGTTGAACAGCGCTGTGTCGTGGGACGAGGCGTAGCTCAGCAGGTTGTGCCCGGGCGTCTCGGCCAGGCGCCTGGCATAGTCGGCGTAGCTGGGTTCGGCGGCGGCGAGGCAGTCGCTGGCAGCCACGGCCTGCTCCTGAAAGTCGAAGTTGATCAGCGCATCGAAGCCCTGGTTCAGATAGTCGCTGGCTTCGGGGCCGTGGCCGAACACTTCGCCGACCATCCAGAACGGCTCGCTGGCCATGGGATCGTCCGGGTTGGTACGAGCCCAATCGGCGCGGGCTCGCTCCGCGGCGGCGCGCAGTTCGGCCCAGGTGGCGGGTTCGACATGCTTGACGGTGTCGACACGAAAGCCGTCGACGCCGAACTCGCGGACCCAGCCGGTCAGCCATTCGATCAGGTAGTCGCGCACCCGGTAGCCTTCGCGCGGCTCGGCACGGGTCTGCGCCTTGTGCGCGAGAAACTCGGGCAGCGCGACGACCGCCTCGGACTCGGTGCGGAAATCCGGCAGAAAGGCCAGCGAGCCCTTGAGTGGATCGACGGTGCTGCTGGGCGGCGTGTCGTAGTCGGCGATGCCGGCCCGCACCCAGTCACGGCCCCACCAGGCGGCCCAGTTCGGGTGCTCGTAATCCACCAGGTTATGGTAGGCGTGCAGATTCTCGTGCGGCTCCGGCTGCCAGGCGCTCCACTGCTCGGGCAGGTAGTCGGCCATGCCGTTGCGCAGGGCGCCGAAGCCCTGTTGCTGCATGTCCTGCAGGGTCGAGTAGCCGGGGTGGTTCATCACCACATCGAACAGCACGCGGATGCCGCGGGCATGGGCCTCGCTGATGAGGGTGCGCAGGTCGTCGTCGCTGCCCATGTTGGCGTCGAGCTGGGTGAAGTCGAGTGCGTAGTAGCCGTGGTAACCGTAGTGGCGGAAGTCGCCGCGATCGCCGCCGCCGACCCAGCCGTGAATCTGCTCGTAGGGCGCGCTGATCCACAGCGCGTCGACGCCCAGGCTGGCGATATGGTCGAGCCGCTCGGTCAGCCCCTTGAGGTCGCCGCCGTGGAAGGTGCCGATCTCCTGTTCTCCATCCGGCTCGCGGCCATAGCTGCGATCGTTGCCTTGATCGCCATTGGCGAAACGGTCGGTGAGCACGAAATACACCGTGGCGTTGCGCCAGTCGCGCGGTGCCGGCTTGGCCGAGTCGGCGGCTTCGAGCAGCAAGAGGCCGTCGCTGCCGGTGGCGGGGTGCAGCCTGACCCGGCCGTCGCGGACCACCGTCGTGGCGCCGGACAGCGCGTCGCGCAGGGGCTGGCCATCGTGGAACACGTCGCCAACCGCCACCTCCACCGCGCCGCCATCCCAGGGCTGGCAGACCGACGCAGCCGCCTTCGGTTCGGCGGCCTTGATCGGCAACAAGCGCAGCGCCGCGTCCGGGCCGGTCTCGACGATCAAACGATAGCGCCCGGCCTCGGGCACTTCGTAGCGGTAGGCGCTGTCTTTGCCAAGCGGCTGACGACGGAACGGCGCAAGCGCGCTGTTTTCGACGCCTGCTTGCGGCATCACCAGATGCAGCCGACCGGGTTCAAGTTCCAGCTCCGTGTCGTAGCGATCGGCTGCCAGCGGGTTCCAGCTCGGTGACAGCGGCTGGTCGTTCAGGCGAACGCTCAGCTCGGGAGCGGCGAGGCCGGACAAGGGCAGGGCGAGGCCGAACAGTAGCGGCAGGACGGATAACCGGTGGGCACGCATCAGATGTGGCTCCATTATGCTTTTTCGCTACATTTGACCGCGCGTTTGCAGCTGGGTATAGGCGTAAACGCTAGTCTGATGGCGTATTTTGTGTGGCTGCGACCAACTATCTACGCCCCGCTTCTACGCCCTCCGCCCCCTTGGGGAGGAGGATGCACATGGCATAGGACGCGCCGAGGATGGAACGACTGCCAGAGCCTCAGGCCGGCAGCAGGTGGAACAACTAATAAGAAGCCACGAGGAAAGCGAAGCATGAACAAGAAATTCTGGTGTATCGCCACCGTCGGCCTGGCGGCCACCTTCAGCCTGCCGCTACCGGCGCTGGCGGCGATCGAGGAAGGCAAGCTGGTCGTCTGGATCAACGGCGACAAGGGCTATAAAGGCCTGGCCGAAGTCGGCAAGAAATTCACCGCCGAAACCGGCATTCCTGTCGAAGTGGCCCACCCCGACAGCGCCACCGACAAGTTCCAGCAGGCCGCAGCCACCGGCAATGGCCCGGACATCTTCATCTGGGCCCATGACCGCATTGGCGAATGGGCCAAGAGCGGCCTGCTCACCCCAGTCACCCCCAGCGCCGACACCAAGTCCGGCATCGCCGACTTCTCCTGGCAGGCGGTGACCTACGACAACAAGCTGTGGGGCTACCCGATTTCGGTGGAAACCATCGGCCTGATCTACAACAAGGCGCTGGTGGACACCCCGCCCAAGACCTTCGATGACGTCCTCGCGCTCAACGAAAAGCTCGCCGCCCAAGGCAAGCGCGCCATCCTCTGGGACTACAACAACACCTATTTCACCTGGCCGCTGCTGTCCGCCAAGGGCGGTTACGTGTTCGAGCAGAACGATGGCGGCTACAACGTCAAGTCCACCGGGGTGAACAACGCTGGCGCCAAGGCCGGTGCGCAGGTGCTGCGCGACCTGATCGACAAGGGGGCAATGCCCAAGGGTGCCGACTACAGCGTGGCCGAGGCGGCTTTCAACAAGGGTGACTCGGCGATGATGATCAGCGGTCCCTGGGCCTGGTCAAACATCGAGAAGAGCGGCATCGACTTCGGCGTGGCACCGATTCCCGCCATCGATGGCGAACCGGGCAAGCCCTTCGTCGGCGTCGCCGCCGCGCTGCTCAACGCCGCCAGCCCGAACAAGGACCTGGCCGTGGAGTTTCTCGAGAACTACCTGCTCGAGGTCGAGGGCCTGAAGACGGTGAACGCCGACGTGCCGCTGGGTGCGGTCGCCAACACCGCCTACATGGAAGAGCTGTCCAGCAATCCGCACATCAAGGCGACGTTCGAGAACGCACAGATGGGCGAGCCGATGCCCAACGTGCCGGAGATGGGCGCGTTCTGGTCATCCATGGCCGCCGCGCTGACCAACATCACCTCCGGGCGACAGGACGTCGACGCCGCCCTGGACGATGCCGCCAAGCGCATCACCCGTTGAACCCGTCGCCGGCCGCCGCCTCGGGCGCGCCGGCGAACTATGCTCCGTTCTCAAAGGTTCCGCTCCCGTGAATGCCCGTGCCGAGTTGCCCAGCCCAGCCATGACCCGTACGACCTCCCGGGGCCTGCCCCGCTCCCTGACCAACGGCCTGCGCTGGCTGGCGTGGCTGACCTTCAACGCCTTTGCGCTGTACCTGGTGGTCGCGCTCTACGTGCAGGGGCAGATGGCCTTCGCCCTGCTCGGGCTGGTGGTGACCGGAATCGCCAGCTACCTGTTCATCAACCGGCGGATGTACGCGCAGCGCTACATCTTTCCATCGGTGGCGGGAATGCTGGTGTTCGTCATCTTCCCGCTGCTGTACACGGTGGGCATCGGCTTTACCAACTACAGCGGCAGCAACCTGCTGAGCCTGGCCCAGGTGGAGCAGTACCACCTGAGCCAGACCTACTTGGCCGGCGAGCGTTTTCGCTTCACCCTGCACCCGAGCCCCGATGGCGAGCGGCTGCGGGTGGACAAGGGCGAGCAGGGCGTGTTCGTCAGCTCGCCGCTGACCGGCGAACCGGATGCGGAAGCACCGCTGACGCTGCAGCCGGCCGAGGACGTCGAAGGGCTGGGCGAGGCGCTGCCGCTGCGCGAGGTGATTCAGCGGCGCAAGGCGCTGGAACAATGGGTCATGCAGGGGCCGGACGGCAGCCTGCTGCGGCTGTACGGATTGCGTGAAGTCGCCGCCGTCGAACCCGTCTATCGTCAGGATGGCCCCGGCGTGCTGGTCGATACCCGCAGCGGTGCACGCCTGACCGCCGACATGGAGCGCGGCTTCTATGTCGACGAGACGGGCAAGGCGGTGCCGCCGGGCTTCACCGTGTTCGCCGGCTTCGCCAACTTCACCCGGGTGCTGAGCGAGCCGAGCATCCGTGAACCCTTCGTGCAGATCTTCGCCTGGACGTTCGCCTTCGCCGGGCTCACCGTGGTCTTCACGCTCGCCGTGGGGCTGGTGTTGGCCAGCCTGCTGCAATGGGAGCTGGTGCGCGGCAAGGCCTTCTACCGGCTGATGCTGATCCTGCCGTACGCGGTGCCGGGGTTCATTTCCATCCTGGTGTTCCGCGGCCTGTTCAACCAGAACTTCGGCGAGATCAACCTGCTGCTCGAGGGGCTGTTCGGCATCCGCCCGGACTGGTTCAGCGACCCGACCCTGGCACGCACGATGATCCTCATCGTCAACACCTGGCTCGGCTATCCCTACATGCTGCTGCTGTGCATGGGCCTCTTGCAGGCCATCCCGCGGGACCAGTACGAGGCCTCGGCCATCGATGGCGCCAGTCCGCTGGACAACCTGCTGCGCATTACCCTGCCGCAGCTGATCAAGCCGCTGATGCCGCTGTTGATCGCCTGCTTCGCCTTCAACTTCAACAACTTCGTGCTGATCACCCTTCTGACCCGCGGTGGCCCGGACATCATCGGTGCGACCACGCCGGCCGGCACCACGGATCTCTTGGTCAGCTACACCTACCGCATCGCCTTCCAGGATTCCGGGCAGGACTTCGCCCTGGCCGCGGCCATCGCCACGATGATCTTCATCCTCGTCGGTGCCATGGCGCTGCTGAATCTCAAACTCTCGAAAGTGAAGGTATAAGGAGACGGTCATGGCCATGGTGCAACCGAAATCCGCGCGTTACCGGCTCTGGGCGACCCACGCGGCGCTGCTGGCCTTCGTCGCGGCAATCCTCTTCCCGCTGCTGATGGTGGTGTCGATCTCCTTTCGCGAAGGCAACTTCGCCACCGGCAGCCTGTTTCCCGAGAACCCGACGCTGGAACACTGGTCGCTGGCCCTCGGCATTCCCTACACCCACGAGGACGGCAGCGTGACGAACCCGCCGTTCCCGGTGCTGCTATGGCTGTGGAACTCGGTGAAGATCGCCCTGGTCAGTTCGGCGCTGATCCTGCTCCTCTCGACCACCAGTGCCTACGCCTTCGCGCGCATGCGCTTCGGCGGCAAGGCGCCGATCCTCAAAGGCATGCTGATCTTCCAGATGTTCCCGCCGGTGCTCTCGCTGGTGGCCATCTACGCGCTGTTCGACCAGCTCGGCCAGCACGTCAGCTGGCTCGGGGTGAACAGCCACGGCGCGGTGATCGTTGCCTCGCTGGGCGGTATGGCGCTGCACATCTGGACCATCAAAGGTTACTTCGAGAGCATCGACGCCTCGCTGGAGGAGGCTGCTATCGTCGATGGGGCGACCACCTGGCAGGCGTTCTTCCATATTCTGCTGCCGATGAGCGTGCCGATCCTGGCGGTGGTGTTCATCCTCGCCTTCATCACCAGCGTCACCGAATACCCCATCGCCTCGGTGCTGCTGATGGACGTGGACAAGCTCACCCTCTCGGTCGGCGCGCAGCAGTACCTCTATCCGCAGAACTACCTGTGGGGCGACTTCGCCGCCGCCGCGGTACTCTCCGGGCTGCCCATCACCGCCGTGTTCCTCTACTGCCAGAAGTGGATCGTCGGTGGCCTCACCGCCGGCGGGGTGAAGGGCTGACCACCTGAGTTGAACGAGGCGCAAGACC
Encoded here:
- a CDS encoding alpha-amylase — translated: MRAHRLSVLPLLFGLALPLSGLAAPELSVRLNDQPLSPSWNPLAADRYDTELELEPGRLHLVMPQAGVENSALAPFRRQPLGKDSAYRYEVPEAGRYRLIVETGPDAALRLLPIKAAEPKAAASVCQPWDGGAVEVAVGDVFHDGQPLRDALSGATTVVRDGRVRLHPATGSDGLLLLEAADSAKPAPRDWRNATVYFVLTDRFANGDQGNDRSYGREPDGEQEIGTFHGGDLKGLTERLDHIASLGVDALWISAPYEQIHGWVGGGDRGDFRHYGYHGYYALDFTQLDANMGSDDDLRTLISEAHARGIRVLFDVVMNHPGYSTLQDMQQQGFGALRNGMADYLPEQWSAWQPEPHENLHAYHNLVDYEHPNWAAWWGRDWVRAGIADYDTPPSSTVDPLKGSLAFLPDFRTESEAVVALPEFLAHKAQTRAEPREGYRVRDYLIEWLTGWVREFGVDGFRVDTVKHVEPATWAELRAAAERARADWARTNPDDPMASEPFWMVGEVFGHGPEASDYLNQGFDALINFDFQEQAVAASDCLAAAEPSYADYARRLAETPGHNLLSYASSHDTALFNQLAKGNLTRQRGLAAALLLAPGAVQVYYGDESARAFGASGSDPYQGTRSSMNWAEHERPEIAALIEHWQRIGQFRARHPAIGAGEHKLLSPGQPYAFARELGEDKVIVVQAR
- the malE gene encoding maltose/maltodextrin ABC transporter substrate-binding protein MalE, whose amino-acid sequence is MNKKFWCIATVGLAATFSLPLPALAAIEEGKLVVWINGDKGYKGLAEVGKKFTAETGIPVEVAHPDSATDKFQQAAATGNGPDIFIWAHDRIGEWAKSGLLTPVTPSADTKSGIADFSWQAVTYDNKLWGYPISVETIGLIYNKALVDTPPKTFDDVLALNEKLAAQGKRAILWDYNNTYFTWPLLSAKGGYVFEQNDGGYNVKSTGVNNAGAKAGAQVLRDLIDKGAMPKGADYSVAEAAFNKGDSAMMISGPWAWSNIEKSGIDFGVAPIPAIDGEPGKPFVGVAAALLNAASPNKDLAVEFLENYLLEVEGLKTVNADVPLGAVANTAYMEELSSNPHIKATFENAQMGEPMPNVPEMGAFWSSMAAALTNITSGRQDVDAALDDAAKRITR
- the malF gene encoding maltose ABC transporter permease MalF, with product MNARAELPSPAMTRTTSRGLPRSLTNGLRWLAWLTFNAFALYLVVALYVQGQMAFALLGLVVTGIASYLFINRRMYAQRYIFPSVAGMLVFVIFPLLYTVGIGFTNYSGSNLLSLAQVEQYHLSQTYLAGERFRFTLHPSPDGERLRVDKGEQGVFVSSPLTGEPDAEAPLTLQPAEDVEGLGEALPLREVIQRRKALEQWVMQGPDGSLLRLYGLREVAAVEPVYRQDGPGVLVDTRSGARLTADMERGFYVDETGKAVPPGFTVFAGFANFTRVLSEPSIREPFVQIFAWTFAFAGLTVVFTLAVGLVLASLLQWELVRGKAFYRLMLILPYAVPGFISILVFRGLFNQNFGEINLLLEGLFGIRPDWFSDPTLARTMILIVNTWLGYPYMLLLCMGLLQAIPRDQYEASAIDGASPLDNLLRITLPQLIKPLMPLLIACFAFNFNNFVLITLLTRGGPDIIGATTPAGTTDLLVSYTYRIAFQDSGQDFALAAAIATMIFILVGAMALLNLKLSKVKV
- the malG gene encoding maltose ABC transporter permease MalG, coding for MAMVQPKSARYRLWATHAALLAFVAAILFPLLMVVSISFREGNFATGSLFPENPTLEHWSLALGIPYTHEDGSVTNPPFPVLLWLWNSVKIALVSSALILLLSTTSAYAFARMRFGGKAPILKGMLIFQMFPPVLSLVAIYALFDQLGQHVSWLGVNSHGAVIVASLGGMALHIWTIKGYFESIDASLEEAAIVDGATTWQAFFHILLPMSVPILAVVFILAFITSVTEYPIASVLLMDVDKLTLSVGAQQYLYPQNYLWGDFAAAAVLSGLPITAVFLYCQKWIVGGLTAGGVKG